A single region of the Helicobacter sp. 11S03491-1 genome encodes:
- the mnmA gene encoding tRNA 2-thiouridine(34) synthase MnmA, with translation MKVALLMSGGVDSSYSAYLLKSQGYEILGIYLKLHNKEIKHEMFLRNCHRVSENLGFEFRVIDAQEEFKDVVYNEFIASYKRGETPNPCALCNPLMKFGLALDFALQSGCEKIATGHYARIKEVEGIKRIQEARDKSKDQSYFLYAISQEAINRLIFPLGDMLKEEIKPKAFEVMPWLGSLETYKESQEICFVETDYIDILKKHTQVDQEGIVKDIGGNIVGKHKGYMQYTIGKRKGFSVKGAHEPHFVVKINPKENEIIVGKKEDLATSYVEAINKSLLESFNGGEYKVKIRYRSTPSEAKILIIGDKIIAELKEPVYGVAKGQALVVYQDDRVLGGGVIV, from the coding sequence ATGAAAGTTGCACTTTTGATGAGTGGTGGTGTCGATAGTTCCTATTCGGCTTATTTATTAAAATCTCAAGGTTATGAAATTTTGGGGATTTATTTAAAACTTCATAATAAAGAAATCAAACATGAGATGTTTTTGAGAAATTGTCATAGAGTTTCTGAAAATCTTGGTTTTGAATTTAGAGTTATAGATGCTCAAGAAGAGTTTAAAGATGTAGTTTATAATGAATTTATCGCTTCTTATAAACGTGGAGAGACACCAAATCCATGTGCTTTGTGTAATCCATTAATGAAGTTTGGGTTGGCTTTAGATTTCGCTCTCCAATCAGGTTGTGAAAAAATTGCCACAGGTCATTATGCAAGAATAAAAGAAGTAGAAGGTATTAAAAGAATTCAAGAGGCAAGAGATAAGAGCAAAGATCAAAGTTATTTTTTATACGCAATATCTCAAGAAGCTATCAATCGATTGATTTTTCCATTAGGGGATATGCTAAAAGAAGAAATAAAGCCCAAAGCATTTGAAGTGATGCCATGGTTAGGAAGTTTGGAAACTTATAAGGAATCTCAAGAAATTTGTTTTGTAGAAACAGATTATATTGATATTCTCAAAAAACACACACAAGTAGATCAAGAAGGGATTGTAAAAGATATTGGCGGAAATATCGTAGGGAAGCATAAAGGTTATATGCAATATACCATTGGAAAACGAAAAGGATTTAGCGTTAAAGGTGCTCATGAACCCCATTTTGTTGTTAAAATCAATCCTAAAGAGAACGAAATCATTGTAGGCAAGAAAGAAGATCTTGCCACTTCTTATGTAGAAGCCATTAATAAATCTTTATTAGAGAGTTTTAATGGGGGTGAATATAAAGTAAAGATTCGTTATCGCAGCACACCTTCAGAGGCTAAAATCTTAATAATAGGAGATAAAATTATTGCAGAGCTTAAAGAACCTGTCTATGGAGTAGCAAAAGGACAGGCTTTGGTCGTGTATCAAGATGATAGAGTCTTGGGCGGGGGGGTTATTGTTTGA
- the purB gene encoding adenylosuccinate lyase, whose product MVERYGRECMKNIWSMQAKYSSWLEVEKAVVKGWNKLGLIGDEDCEKICKNAKFDVERINTIEAVTKHDLIAFTTSVAESLGEESRFVHYGITSSDCIDTALALQMRDSLKIILEDIKALTEVIKKRAFEHKDTLMVGRSHGIHGEPITFGLVLAIWYDEMNRHLEALNSTMQVISIGSISGAMGNMAHTPMELEELVCADLGLKPAPISNQIIQRDRHARLMSDLALLASSCEKIAVAIRHYQRTEVYEAEEFFSVGQKGSSAMPHKRNPVLSENITGLCRMIRSFALPAMENVALWHERDISHSSVERFILPDGFITTDFMLYRLKEVIEKLVVYPENMMKNLNLTGGLVFSQRILLELPKKGISREDSYKIVQRNAMKVWDDLACGKSVFNQKGESLYLQYLLQDNELLEALGEQAIKECFDYAYYTKNTDKIFQRVFGHQ is encoded by the coding sequence ATGGTTGAAAGATACGGGCGTGAATGTATGAAGAATATCTGGAGCATGCAAGCAAAATATTCCTCATGGCTTGAGGTCGAAAAAGCAGTCGTAAAAGGTTGGAATAAGTTGGGGCTTATTGGCGATGAAGATTGTGAAAAAATTTGCAAAAATGCAAAATTTGACGTGGAACGCATTAATACTATTGAAGCAGTTACTAAACATGATTTGATAGCTTTTACTACCTCTGTAGCAGAAAGTTTGGGGGAAGAATCTCGTTTTGTACATTATGGAATTACATCAAGTGATTGCATTGATACAGCTTTAGCTTTGCAAATGAGGGATAGCTTAAAAATTATTTTAGAAGACATAAAGGCACTCACAGAGGTGATAAAAAAGAGGGCTTTTGAACACAAAGATACCTTAATGGTGGGGCGTAGTCATGGCATTCATGGAGAGCCTATTACTTTTGGATTGGTTTTGGCTATTTGGTATGATGAGATGAATAGGCATCTGGAAGCTTTAAATAGCACAATGCAAGTTATTTCTATAGGATCTATTAGTGGGGCTATGGGCAATATGGCGCATACTCCGATGGAATTAGAGGAGTTAGTATGTGCAGATCTGGGACTCAAACCTGCGCCCATAAGCAATCAGATTATTCAAAGAGATCGGCATGCCAGGTTGATGAGTGATTTGGCTTTATTGGCAAGCAGTTGTGAAAAAATAGCTGTGGCAATCAGGCATTATCAGCGCACAGAGGTTTATGAAGCAGAAGAATTTTTTTCTGTTGGTCAAAAGGGTAGTTCAGCAATGCCCCATAAACGTAATCCTGTTTTGAGTGAAAATATCACAGGACTTTGCCGGATGATCAGGAGCTTTGCTTTGCCTGCAATGGAAAATGTAGCGCTTTGGCATGAGCGTGATATTAGCCATAGTTCTGTTGAGAGATTTATTTTGCCTGATGGGTTTATCACGACAGATTTCATGCTTTATCGTCTAAAAGAAGTGATTGAAAAACTCGTGGTGTATCCTGAAAATATGATGAAAAATCTTAATCTTACAGGCGGTTTGGTTTTTTCTCAAAGAATTTTACTTGAACTGCCTAAAAAAGGCATCAGCAGAGAAGATAGCTATAAGATTGTCCAAAGAAATGCTATGAAAGTTTGGGATGATCTTGCGTGCGGAAAAAGCGTTTTTAATCAAAAAGGGGAAAGTTTATATTTGCAATATTTACTTCAAGATAATGAATTGCTGGAAGCATTAGGCGAGCAAGCAATTAAAGAATGCTTTGATTATGCTTATTATACAAAGAATACAGATAAAATATTTCAAAGAGTTTTTGGTCATCAATAA
- a CDS encoding thiamine pyrophosphate-dependent enzyme: MVNEVKNLKQFSKSAEKFEGAHLLCPGCAHGMIIREVLNVVDGPLVLGNSTGCVEVSTAVYPYTSWDVPWIHIGFENGSTAVAGVEAMYRALAKKGKYNGQRPKFVAFGGDGSTYDIGFQWISGCFERGHDMTYICLDNEVYANTGGQRSSSTPIGASTSTTPAGKVSYGKKERKKDILFVMAAHGSPYVAQVAPNKWKDMNKKIKQAIETEGPTFINAMSACTTEWKFDSNQTVEVSDLAVDSLVFPLFEIINGVEVRITYRPKNIIPVRDYLGAQGRFKHLFKPENEYILEQFQKNVNDRWEYLQRREEAKV, encoded by the coding sequence ATGGTAAATGAAGTCAAAAATCTAAAACAATTTAGCAAATCAGCAGAGAAATTTGAAGGAGCACATCTTCTGTGTCCGGGCTGTGCCCATGGAATGATTATTCGAGAAGTTTTAAATGTAGTAGATGGACCATTGGTTTTGGGAAATTCGACCGGGTGTGTAGAGGTTTCTACAGCCGTATATCCTTATACTTCATGGGATGTGCCTTGGATCCATATTGGATTTGAAAATGGTTCGACTGCTGTTGCAGGTGTAGAGGCTATGTATAGAGCTTTGGCTAAAAAGGGTAAATATAATGGGCAAAGACCTAAATTTGTTGCTTTTGGAGGCGACGGATCTACCTATGATATCGGTTTTCAATGGATAAGTGGTTGTTTTGAGAGAGGACATGATATGACATATATTTGCTTGGATAATGAGGTATATGCCAACACCGGAGGACAAAGAAGCAGTTCTACCCCCATTGGTGCAAGTACATCAACAACCCCGGCAGGTAAAGTTAGCTATGGAAAGAAAGAAAGAAAAAAAGATATTTTATTTGTAATGGCAGCGCATGGTTCTCCTTATGTAGCACAAGTTGCACCTAATAAATGGAAAGATATGAATAAAAAAATTAAACAAGCCATTGAAACAGAAGGACCTACTTTTATTAATGCTATGAGTGCTTGCACAACTGAATGGAAGTTTGATTCTAATCAAACTGTAGAAGTGAGTGATTTAGCCGTAGATAGTCTTGTATTTCCATTGTTTGAGATTATTAACGGAGTGGAGGTTAGGATCACTTATCGTCCTAAAAATATTATTCCGGTTAGAGATTATCTTGGAGCACAAGGCAGATTTAAACATCTTTTCAAACCTGAAAATGAATATATTCTTGAGCAGTTTCAAAAAAATGTCAATGATCGATGGGAGTATCTCCAAAGAAGAGAAGAAGCCAAAGTTTAA
- a CDS encoding 2-oxoacid:ferredoxin oxidoreductase subunit alpha, which translates to MPNVMELQEVEVWDGNMAASHALRQAQIDVVAAYPITPSTPIVQNYGSFVSNGYIDGEFVLVESEHAAMSGCVGAAAAGGRVATATSSQGFALMIEVLYQASGMRLPIVLNLVNRALASPLNIHGDHSDMYLGRDAGWINLNTCNPQEAYDFNLMAFRIAEDMAVRIPTIVNQDGFLCSHTAQNVRPLSDEVAYNFIGDYQSKNPLLDFDKPATYGAQAEEDWHFEHKAQLHNTLMHSDIAIQKVFDEFFDLTARRYNIVETYDTKDAEVVIFALGTTVESARVAAKNVRELGIKAGVVTIRVFRPFPYVKLGEILKDFKAVAIMDKSLPAGAMGALFNEVAASLYQVQDSKHPVLSNYIYGLGERDLTQVDLVKIYQELDANAKAAKLTHPTQQFIGLRGPKLSFC; encoded by the coding sequence ATGCCAAATGTTATGGAATTGCAGGAGGTAGAGGTATGGGATGGAAATATGGCAGCATCTCATGCTCTTAGACAAGCGCAAATTGATGTGGTAGCAGCCTATCCAATTACCCCATCAACGCCAATTGTTCAAAATTATGGAAGTTTTGTGAGTAATGGTTATATAGATGGTGAGTTTGTTTTGGTTGAGTCAGAACATGCTGCAATGAGTGGGTGCGTAGGAGCTGCAGCTGCAGGAGGAAGGGTAGCTACAGCAACAAGTTCTCAAGGTTTTGCCTTGATGATAGAAGTTCTTTATCAAGCTTCAGGGATGAGACTTCCTATTGTGCTTAATCTCGTTAATCGTGCCTTGGCTTCTCCTTTGAATATCCACGGAGATCATTCAGATATGTATTTAGGACGTGACGCAGGCTGGATTAATCTGAATACTTGCAATCCCCAAGAGGCTTATGATTTTAATTTGATGGCATTCAGGATTGCCGAAGATATGGCAGTAAGGATTCCTACAATTGTAAATCAAGATGGTTTTTTATGTTCGCATACTGCTCAAAATGTCCGTCCATTGAGTGATGAAGTGGCTTATAATTTTATTGGTGATTATCAGAGCAAAAATCCATTGCTTGATTTTGATAAGCCTGCAACTTATGGAGCGCAAGCTGAGGAAGACTGGCATTTTGAGCATAAAGCGCAACTTCACAATACTCTTATGCATTCAGACATAGCAATACAGAAGGTTTTTGATGAATTTTTTGATCTTACCGCTAGAAGATATAACATTGTAGAAACCTATGATACCAAAGATGCTGAAGTAGTTATTTTTGCATTGGGGACAACGGTTGAATCTGCACGTGTGGCAGCTAAGAATGTTAGAGAATTAGGAATCAAAGCAGGTGTTGTTACGATTCGAGTGTTTCGTCCTTTTCCCTATGTAAAACTTGGAGAAATTCTTAAAGATTTTAAAGCTGTTGCTATTATGGATAAAAGTTTGCCTGCAGGGGCGATGGGAGCATTGTTTAATGAAGTGGCTGCCTCGCTTTATCAGGTTCAAGATTCAAAGCATCCTGTTCTTTCTAATTATATTTATGGTTTAGGAGAGAGGGATTTGACTCAAGTAGATTTGGTCAAAATCTATCAAGAGCTTGATGCAAATGCAAAGGCAGCTAAACTCACGCATCCAACTCAACAATTTATAGGGCTTAGAGGTCCTAAACTAAGCTTTTGCTAA
- a CDS encoding 4Fe-4S dicluster-binding protein — protein sequence MKGWNDFEIGAVLFPFKHQGQEALASHNNERDYTQESSFNSSVAHWRVDKPVHNSEVCINCFNCWVYCPDGAILARDEKLRGVDYVHCKGCGVCVDVCPTNPKSLLMFSDHEDNQTALKNWPKKEEKKRD from the coding sequence ATGAAAGGTTGGAATGATTTTGAAATTGGAGCGGTGTTATTTCCATTCAAACATCAAGGACAAGAAGCCCTAGCATCTCACAATAATGAGCGAGATTATACTCAAGAGAGTTCATTTAATAGCAGTGTTGCTCATTGGAGAGTAGATAAACCTGTTCATAATAGTGAAGTTTGTATCAATTGTTTTAATTGTTGGGTTTATTGCCCGGATGGGGCTATACTTGCTAGAGATGAGAAACTTAGGGGAGTGGATTATGTCCATTGTAAGGGTTGTGGTGTGTGTGTAGATGTTTGCCCAACCAATCCAAAATCATTGTTAATGTTTAGCGATCATGAAGATAATCAAACTGCCTTAAAAAATTGGCCAAAAAAAGAAGAGAAAAAACGAGACTAA
- a CDS encoding pyruvate flavodoxin oxidoreductase subunit gamma, translated as MLEIRWHSRAGQGAITGAKGLADVVAGTGKEVQAFALYGSAKRGAAMTAYNRIDSSPILNHEKFMNPDYILVIDPGLTFITNICANEKPGTQYIITTHLGKEELLKKKPDLEGKKLYTLDCIKISIEALGKPIPNAPMLGALIKVSGMLEIEFFKAAFKKVLGKKLPQKIIDANMLAIERAYNEVK; from the coding sequence ATGCTAGAAATCAGATGGCATTCAAGAGCCGGACAAGGAGCTATAACGGGTGCAAAAGGTTTGGCTGATGTGGTGGCAGGAACAGGAAAGGAAGTCCAAGCTTTTGCTTTGTATGGTTCTGCAAAAAGAGGTGCTGCTATGACAGCTTATAATCGTATTGACTCTTCTCCTATTCTCAATCATGAAAAATTTATGAATCCTGATTATATTCTTGTTATAGATCCGGGTCTTACATTTATTACTAATATTTGTGCTAATGAAAAACCCGGCACTCAATATATTATTACAACACATTTAGGTAAAGAGGAACTTTTGAAGAAAAAACCCGATCTGGAAGGTAAGAAGCTTTATACGCTGGATTGTATCAAGATATCGATTGAAGCTCTAGGCAAGCCTATTCCAAATGCTCCAATGTTGGGCGCATTGATAAAAGTTTCAGGCATGCTTGAAATTGAATTTTTTAAGGCTGCTTTCAAAAAAGTTTTGGGGAAAAAACTTCCTCAAAAAATTATTGACGCAAATATGCTTGCCATTGAGCGTGCATATAATGAAGTCAAATAA
- a CDS encoding HAD family hydrolase — translation MAKKKIILFDLDGTLIDSAQAIYESCCVACEQNKLKIPDFQSVRETIGYPLEDMFVSFGADRQNISFLVDSYRKYYHLICLQKTKLLPNATQSLQIAKKFAKLGVVTTKTAKYSKEILEHFEILNYFDVVIGIEDVKFPKPHQEPILRAIEQFNAGISSQNIFMVGDTPLDIYSAINAGVNPIALKSGYGKNEDLLRICQNVFEDALEAVNFIKTF, via the coding sequence GTGGCAAAGAAAAAAATAATCTTATTTGATTTGGATGGCACACTTATTGATTCTGCCCAAGCTATTTATGAGAGTTGTTGTGTAGCTTGTGAGCAAAATAAACTCAAAATTCCTGATTTTCAAAGCGTTAGAGAAACCATTGGTTATCCGCTAGAGGATATGTTTGTGAGTTTTGGAGCAGATAGACAAAATATATCTTTTTTGGTTGATTCTTATCGGAAATATTATCATCTTATTTGTCTGCAAAAAACAAAATTGTTACCAAATGCTACACAATCTCTCCAAATAGCTAAAAAATTTGCAAAATTAGGGGTGGTTACAACTAAAACGGCAAAATACTCAAAAGAGATTTTAGAGCATTTTGAAATTTTGAATTATTTTGATGTGGTGATTGGTATTGAAGATGTGAAATTTCCAAAACCACATCAAGAACCTATTTTAAGAGCTATAGAACAATTCAATGCGGGCATATCTTCGCAGAATATTTTTATGGTAGGGGATACGCCTTTAGATATTTATTCTGCCATTAATGCCGGTGTTAATCCAATAGCCCTCAAAAGCGGGTATGGTAAGAATGAGGATTTATTGAGAATATGCCAAAATGTTTTTGAGGACGCACTTGAGGCTGTCAATTTCATCAAAACCTTTTGA
- a CDS encoding MATE family efflux transporter has product MFSIDLRNDSVKKLFFYYFIPSLCAMIALSTYSTVDGIFVGKKLGEDALAAVSICWPVFPVLIAFELLFGLGAASITSYFLGKNEVHRARLIFSSVFYFVVISMLIIGVILYLFVEQIALLLGSSEVLKPLVVEYLRIIFCGSVIMVLHPLSDVFAINDKQPILAMIAMIIGSAMNIVLNYLFLFVLETGIYGSALATVIGHGIGFLVLLQHFLFKRGKLFFIRRFSFAAVLSSAKSGIPQSISELSAAIVMLMFNTTIIAIAGERGVSIYGIIMYSGVIFFTILLSIAQGIQPIASFSYGAGNLKRVKSIFIFGISISFGIGIFVYCIFYGFDKYLVQLFLKEDVFSRDPYFLSDTIKAMSVYYLGYILLGVNIVCAIFFQSVQRTKSSFIITICYTLVFLVILLPILSKKYGMDGVWITYPISQFLAFLVVMGIVWYEMRLGIFSGKIAGGNLLWQRKK; this is encoded by the coding sequence ATGTTTTCAATAGACCTAAGGAATGATTCTGTAAAAAAATTGTTTTTTTATTATTTTATTCCTTCTTTGTGTGCAATGATTGCCCTCTCTACTTATTCGACTGTTGATGGGATTTTTGTAGGCAAAAAATTAGGCGAAGATGCCCTGGCAGCTGTCAGTATTTGTTGGCCTGTATTTCCGGTATTGATTGCTTTTGAGTTACTTTTTGGACTGGGAGCAGCTTCAATTACTTCTTATTTTTTGGGAAAAAATGAAGTCCATCGTGCACGCTTGATTTTTAGTTCGGTATTTTATTTTGTTGTTATTAGCATGCTTATTATTGGAGTGATTTTATATTTGTTTGTTGAACAAATTGCCTTATTGCTTGGGAGTTCTGAGGTATTGAAACCTCTAGTGGTTGAATATTTACGAATTATTTTTTGTGGCAGTGTGATTATGGTGCTTCATCCATTGAGTGATGTTTTTGCTATCAATGATAAACAGCCTATTTTGGCAATGATTGCGATGATTATTGGTTCGGCTATGAATATTGTTTTGAATTATTTATTTTTGTTTGTTCTTGAGACCGGGATTTATGGGAGTGCTTTGGCGACAGTAATAGGGCATGGGATAGGATTTTTGGTGCTTTTGCAGCATTTTTTATTCAAAAGAGGTAAGCTATTTTTTATCAGGCGTTTTAGTTTCGCTGCTGTGCTTTCTTCAGCAAAAAGTGGGATTCCCCAATCTATTTCTGAATTGAGTGCGGCTATTGTGATGTTAATGTTTAATACAACTATTATTGCTATAGCCGGGGAACGAGGAGTGTCAATCTACGGAATTATCATGTACAGCGGGGTTATATTTTTTACCATTTTGCTTTCAATCGCACAAGGTATCCAACCAATTGCAAGTTTTAGTTATGGAGCAGGAAATTTAAAGCGTGTAAAAAGCATTTTTATTTTTGGGATTAGTATTTCTTTCGGGATAGGAATTTTTGTTTATTGTATATTTTATGGATTTGATAAATACCTTGTCCAATTATTTTTAAAAGAAGATGTTTTCAGTAGAGATCCTTATTTTTTAAGCGACACAATTAAAGCAATGAGTGTTTATTATCTTGGGTATATTTTATTGGGTGTTAATATTGTCTGCGCAATTTTTTTTCAATCTGTGCAACGAACTAAAAGTTCGTTTATCATTACAATTTGTTATACATTAGTTTTTTTAGTGATTTTATTGCCTATTTTGAGTAAAAAATATGGAATGGATGGTGTGTGGATTACTTATCCTATTTCGCAATTTTTAGCATTTTTGGTTGTGATGGGTATAGTTTGGTATGAGATGAGATTGGGTATTTTCTCAGGAAAAATTGCAGGGGGAAATTTATTGTGGCAAAGAAAAAAATAA
- a CDS encoding DUF302 domain-containing protein, whose translation MLKKAFIITCILSQILLAKDISMINNRDVVIKQSALSFQETLSNLKNVLHQKNITIFAIFDHTKNAHGVNLELNPTTVVVFGTPEVGTKLMQKNQKIAIELPVKILIWQDEKGVFVEFLNFETIAKNYGFKDNVTIKNVEKLLSDITDTITKKH comes from the coding sequence ATGCTAAAAAAAGCTTTTATTATTACATGTATTCTTTCACAAATTCTACTGGCAAAGGATATTTCTATGATAAATAATAGAGATGTTGTTATCAAACAAAGCGCACTAAGTTTTCAAGAAACACTATCAAATCTTAAAAATGTTTTGCATCAAAAAAATATTACTATTTTTGCAATTTTTGATCACACAAAAAATGCTCACGGAGTAAATCTGGAACTCAATCCCACCACTGTTGTAGTATTTGGAACTCCTGAAGTAGGGACTAAATTGATGCAAAAAAATCAAAAAATTGCTATAGAACTCCCCGTAAAAATTCTAATTTGGCAAGATGAAAAAGGTGTATTTGTAGAATTTCTAAATTTTGAAACAATCGCAAAGAATTATGGATTTAAAGATAATGTAACCATAAAAAATGTAGAAAAATTATTATCTGATATTACAGATACTATTACAAAGAAACATTAA
- the rpsI gene encoding 30S ribosomal protein S9: MAKVYATGKRKTAIAKVWLNAGTGKMTINQQNLNEWLGGHEAIKMKVMQPLLLTKQEKSVDIVAVTLGGGYSAQAEALRHGISKALNAYDLTFRSILKPKGLLTRDSRVVERKKYGKKKARRSPQFSKR, encoded by the coding sequence ATGGCGAAAGTTTATGCAACAGGAAAAAGAAAAACAGCAATAGCAAAAGTTTGGCTAAACGCCGGAACCGGCAAAATGACTATCAATCAACAGAATTTGAATGAATGGTTAGGGGGGCATGAAGCAATTAAAATGAAAGTCATGCAACCTTTGCTTCTCACCAAACAAGAAAAATCTGTAGATATTGTAGCTGTTACTTTGGGAGGGGGTTATTCTGCTCAAGCAGAGGCTTTGAGGCATGGCATATCCAAAGCTTTAAATGCTTATGATTTAACATTTAGAAGTATTTTGAAACCAAAAGGTTTATTAACAAGAGATTCCAGAGTTGTTGAAAGAAAGAAATACGGTAAGAAAAAAGCAAGAAGAAGCCCACAATTCTCAAAAAGATAA
- the rplM gene encoding 50S ribosomal protein L13 codes for MNITKTAKEAEIKRDWVVLDAKDKTFGRLITEVATILRGKHKPCYTPNVDCGDFVVIINATLVKFSGMKLEDKEYFTHSGYFGSTKSKTLKEMLEKTPEKLYHLAVRGMLPKTKLGRVMIKKLKVYKSSEHPHTAQITKANKGI; via the coding sequence ATGAATATAACTAAGACTGCGAAAGAAGCTGAAATAAAACGCGATTGGGTTGTTTTAGATGCGAAAGATAAGACATTTGGTCGTTTGATTACAGAAGTAGCTACTATTTTAAGAGGAAAGCATAAACCTTGCTATACACCCAATGTAGATTGTGGTGATTTTGTAGTGATTATTAATGCTACATTGGTGAAGTTTTCCGGCATGAAGCTTGAAGATAAGGAATATTTTACACATTCAGGTTATTTTGGAAGCACAAAAAGCAAGACTCTCAAAGAAATGTTAGAAAAAACTCCTGAAAAACTTTATCATCTTGCAGTAAGAGGCATGTTACCTAAAACTAAACTGGGTAGAGTGATGATCAAGAAACTTAAAGTGTATAAAAGCAGTGAGCACCCTCATACAGCTCAGATTACAAAAGCAAATAAAGGAATTTAA